A window of Etheostoma spectabile isolate EspeVRDwgs_2016 chromosome 18, UIUC_Espe_1.0, whole genome shotgun sequence contains these coding sequences:
- the LOC116706005 gene encoding reticulon-4-interacting protein 1 homolog, mitochondrial produces MSSVRAMASTRLVSLFTARAADSTKTLARPGWSVCPWRNFSTSPSRLQSFMSAWVIDQYGTNGVLKFAEEITVPTVNSPSDVMIKVHAASLNPLDIFMRGGYGAKLLKLRRDPLSVINNNNDSEFPLILGRDVSGVVVDCGSEVTHFVPGDEVWAAVPPWKQGSLAEFMTLTEYEVSHKPKLLSHTEAASIPFVANTALSALVNAGGLCRDSSSNKRVLITGGSGGVGTFSIQLLKAWGAHVTVTCSQNAEGLIRGLGADEVVDYTAEDAHEQLGMMEKFDVVLDGVGGETEQWTMGLLKPWSGAKYITLVTPLLFNTDSMGLPGGMFQTGFTLHSKVMQNMISSGVFYRWGFYAPDGPALDEVSKLVDAGKILPVVEAQFPFTQVPQAFQKLEQGHARGKTVVRVAEEDERQAEELVQNTRAETAESELEVQETAKQN; encoded by the exons ATGTCTTCTGTCAGAGCCATGGCATCAACCAGGCTCGTGTCTTTGTTCACCGCGAGAGCAGCAGACTCGACCAAAACATTGGCCAGGCCAGGCTGGAGTGTGTGCCCCTGGAGAAATTTCAGCACTTCACCTTCAAGACTGCAGAGCTTTATGTCAGCCTGGGTCATTGATCAGTATGGTACTAATGGAGTTTTGAAGTTCGCAGAAGAAATCACCGTCCCCACTGTCAATTCTCCCAGTGATGTGATGATTAAAGTCCATGCCGCTAGTCTCAACCCTCTTGATATCTTTATGAGGG GTGGTTATGGAGCTAAATTGCTTAAATTAAGAAGGGATCCATTGTCTGTgattaacaacaacaatgatAGTGAGTTCCCACTGATTCTGGGTCGTGATGTGTCTGGTGTAGTGGTTGACTGTGGATCGGAGGTTACCCATTTTGTTCCAGGAGATGAG GTATGGGCTGCTGTTCCCCCATGGAAACAAGGCAGTCTGGCAGAATTTATGACTCTAACAGAGTATGAG GTTTCCCATAAACCCAAATTATTGAGTCACACAGAGGCAGCATCCATCCCCTTTGTAGCCAACACTGCTCTGTCTGCGCTTGTTAATGCAGGTGGTCTTTGCAGAGACAGCTCTTCAAATAAAAG aGTTTTGATCACTGGAGGATCAGGAGGTGTTGGAACATTCTCTATTCAG TTATTAAAGGCCTGGGGTGCCCACGTAACTGTTACCTGCTCTCAGAATGCCGAAGGCCTTATTAGAGGGCTGGGGGCTGACGAGGTGGTGGACTACACAGCAGAAGATGCACATGAGCAGCTAGGAATGATGGAAAA GTTTGATGTGGTTTTGGACGGCGTGGGTGGGGAAACCGAGCAGTGGACCATGGGCCTGCTGAAGCCCTGGTCTGGGGCAAAGTACATCACACTGGTAACACCTTTACTCTTCAACACGGATTCCATGGGCCTGCCAGGCGGGATGTTTCAaactggattcaccctgcacaGCAAAGTCATGCAG AACATGATATCAAGTGGAGTCTTCTATAGGTGGGGATTTTATGCGCCAGATGGGCCTGCCCTGGACGAGGTCAGCAAGCTGGTGGACGCAGGGAAG ATCTTGCCAGTTGTGGAGGCCCAGTTTCCATTTACCCAGGTGCCCCAGGCTTTTCAGAAGttggagcagggccacgccagAGGGAAGACTGTAGTCAGGGTAGCTGAAGAGGATGAGAGACAGGCAGAAGAGCTGGTGCAAAACACTCGCGCAGAGACTGCAGAGTCCGAGCTGGAAGTTCAAGAAACGGCCAAACAAAACTAG